One genomic segment of Rhizobium gallicum bv. gallicum R602sp includes these proteins:
- a CDS encoding LysR family transcriptional regulator has translation MQREDVKDLLWFLEVAKEQSFTKAAANLGTSQSTLSHAIKQLEARLGVRLLTRTTRSVATTEAGERLFRSIAPRFDGIEADLTDLVAFREKPSGTVRLTLSDHALQTTVWPKLARVLAGYADLKVELYADNGMRNIVEERFDAGVRLGESVDKDMIAVRIGPDWRLRAVASPKYLAAYGSPTTPQDLVGHVCINTRQATWGGFYAWEFEKDGRELRVRVDGQLSFNSSIVQIDAALNGYGIAYIPEDLVEEHIAAGKLQPVLDDWSQPFTGYHLYYPSRRQMSPAMAVVVDALRHRGGA, from the coding sequence ATGCAGCGCGAGGACGTGAAGGATCTGCTCTGGTTCCTCGAGGTGGCGAAGGAGCAGAGTTTCACAAAGGCCGCCGCGAACCTCGGCACGTCGCAGTCGACGCTCAGCCACGCCATCAAGCAGTTGGAGGCTCGCCTCGGCGTCCGTCTCCTGACAAGAACGACCCGCAGCGTCGCCACGACGGAAGCCGGGGAACGCCTGTTCAGGTCGATCGCTCCACGCTTCGATGGGATCGAAGCGGACCTTACAGATCTTGTCGCCTTCCGCGAAAAGCCGTCCGGCACCGTCCGGCTGACCCTGTCGGATCATGCCCTGCAGACGACGGTATGGCCGAAGCTGGCCCGCGTCCTCGCTGGCTACGCCGACCTCAAGGTCGAACTCTACGCCGACAACGGGATGCGCAACATCGTGGAGGAGCGCTTCGACGCGGGCGTGCGGCTGGGAGAGAGCGTCGACAAGGACATGATCGCCGTGCGGATCGGTCCCGACTGGCGGCTTCGCGCCGTCGCCTCGCCGAAATATCTTGCGGCCTACGGATCTCCGACGACGCCGCAGGATCTTGTGGGGCATGTCTGCATCAACACACGCCAGGCGACATGGGGTGGATTCTATGCATGGGAGTTTGAGAAGGACGGTCGGGAACTCCGGGTCAGGGTTGACGGCCAGCTCAGCTTCAACTCCTCCATCGTCCAGATAGACGCCGCCTTAAACGGGTACGGGATCGCATATATCCCGGAAGACCTCGTCGAAGAGCACATCGCCGCGGGGAAGCTGCAGCCGGTTCTGGACGACTGGAGTCAGCCGTTCACCGGCTACCATCTCTATTATCCCAGCAGACGTCAGATGTCGCCGGCCATGGCGGTGGTCGTAGACGCTCTTCGACATCGCGGCGGAGCTTGA